Proteins encoded within one genomic window of Prauserella marina:
- a CDS encoding DUF4328 domain-containing protein: MRPGQPHGRTRVRWVATVPAGAAPPRRAAAAEPYTGPPRYATTPRWGFPNLAWRWPTAVPGVDPRESVPLQRLRMVARNAVALLWTLAGLAVVAGGAEIWRYVLLVQSRNSALSPTVVGASDALVLAFSLLTFVLAVFAAAVVLWWFFVARSAAADEAGQEPARSTWFVLLGLLVPGPNLVLAGPILGELEHAALGRSEHTRPRPSWLVLGWWAAWVANGALLVLTVLWRMRDGVQADADGVVLSALTDLCAAGLAVLTALVVQRVTSLLAPIDGRFMRLLRVVKVSGAPEVERRPRSAMAPR, from the coding sequence ATGCGGCCGGGGCAGCCACACGGCCGCACGCGGGTGCGGTGGGTAGCGACGGTTCCCGCCGGCGCAGCCCCGCCGCGTCGTGCCGCGGCTGCCGAGCCGTACACCGGGCCGCCCAGGTACGCGACGACACCGCGGTGGGGATTTCCGAATCTCGCGTGGCGATGGCCGACGGCCGTGCCGGGTGTCGATCCGCGCGAGTCCGTACCCCTTCAGCGACTTCGCATGGTCGCCAGAAACGCCGTCGCCCTGCTGTGGACGCTGGCCGGGCTCGCCGTCGTCGCCGGTGGTGCCGAGATCTGGCGATACGTGCTGCTCGTGCAGAGCAGGAACTCCGCGTTGAGTCCCACGGTCGTCGGTGCCTCCGACGCGCTGGTGCTCGCGTTTTCGCTGCTCACCTTCGTACTCGCGGTCTTCGCCGCCGCCGTGGTGCTGTGGTGGTTCTTCGTCGCCAGGTCCGCCGCGGCCGACGAGGCCGGTCAGGAACCGGCGAGGTCGACGTGGTTCGTGCTGCTCGGCCTGCTCGTCCCAGGGCCCAACCTGGTGCTGGCAGGCCCGATCCTCGGCGAACTCGAACACGCCGCGCTCGGCAGGTCCGAACACACGCGGCCACGGCCGTCGTGGCTCGTGCTCGGCTGGTGGGCGGCTTGGGTGGCCAACGGGGCGCTGCTGGTGCTGACCGTGCTGTGGCGGATGCGCGACGGCGTCCAAGCCGATGCCGATGGTGTCGTGCTCAGCGCGTTGACCGACCTGTGCGCGGCGGGGCTCGCCGTGCTGACCGCGTTGGTCGTGCAGCGTGTCACGAGCTTGCTCGCGCCGATCGACGGCCGGTTCATGCGCTTGCTGCGGGTGGTGAAGGTCAGCGGGGCGCCCGAGGTCGAGCGACGCCCCCGGTCGGCGATGGCACCGCGCTGA
- a CDS encoding cytochrome P450, with protein MFDHADPDFLRDPYPAFARLREQGEVHWHEGLGISIAVSHSAASAVLRNRSLGRIWSDATPAEQFASFNMLHRNSLLENEPPAHTRLRRLVSAAFARGHVERLRPTVEALAADMVETLAERIATDGEADLLEHLAQPLPVAVIAELLGVDSADGPQLVDWSNSIVKMYEYDLPQPQREAAERGAEEFASYLRAIAERRRAHPADDLLSHLVSGDLTGDEVVATAVLLLMAGHEATVNVIGNGTLALLTHRDQWDRLVADERLVSPATEELIRYDSPLQLFERTATAGVEIAGVRIEEGQKVAALLGAAARDPEVFTDPDTFDIGRDPNPHLGFGGGIHYCLGAPLARIEIAAAFDALAKRLPGLRLARTPERRPEFVIRGLRTLPVTVG; from the coding sequence GTGTTCGATCACGCTGACCCCGACTTCCTGCGAGACCCCTACCCCGCGTTCGCGCGACTCCGCGAACAAGGCGAGGTGCACTGGCACGAAGGACTCGGCATCTCGATCGCCGTGTCGCACTCCGCCGCCTCCGCCGTGCTCAGGAATCGTTCGCTCGGCAGGATCTGGTCCGACGCGACGCCCGCCGAACAGTTCGCCTCCTTCAACATGCTGCACCGCAACTCGCTGCTGGAGAACGAACCACCGGCGCACACCCGGTTGCGGAGGCTGGTGTCGGCGGCGTTCGCGCGCGGCCATGTCGAGCGGTTGCGGCCCACCGTCGAAGCACTCGCCGCCGACATGGTCGAAACGCTGGCAGAGCGGATCGCCACCGATGGCGAGGCCGACCTGCTCGAACACCTCGCGCAGCCATTGCCGGTCGCGGTGATCGCGGAACTGCTCGGGGTCGATTCCGCCGATGGTCCACAGCTCGTGGACTGGAGCAACTCCATCGTCAAGATGTACGAATACGACTTACCGCAGCCGCAACGGGAGGCCGCTGAGCGGGGAGCCGAGGAGTTCGCCAGCTACCTGCGCGCGATCGCGGAGCGACGCAGGGCCCACCCCGCCGACGACCTGCTGAGTCACCTCGTCAGCGGCGACCTCACCGGGGACGAGGTGGTCGCGACGGCGGTCCTGTTGCTGATGGCCGGTCACGAGGCGACCGTCAACGTGATCGGCAACGGAACCCTCGCGCTGCTGACCCACCGCGACCAGTGGGACCGCCTCGTCGCCGACGAACGCCTTGTCAGTCCGGCGACCGAAGAACTCATCCGCTACGACTCGCCGCTTCAGCTCTTCGAGCGGACGGCGACGGCCGGGGTCGAGATCGCGGGCGTTCGCATCGAAGAGGGGCAGAAGGTGGCCGCGCTGCTCGGCGCCGCCGCCCGTGATCCCGAGGTGTTCACCGATCCCGACACGTTCGACATCGGGCGCGATCCCAACCCGCACCTCGGCTTCGGGGGCGGCATTCACTACTGCCTCGGCGCACCGCTGGCCAGGATCGAGATCGCCGCGGCTTTCGACGCGCTCGCGAAGCGGCTTCCCGGCCTGCGTCTTGCCCGAACCCCGGAGCGGAGGCCGGAGTTCGTCATCAGAGGGCTGCGAACGTTGCCGGTGACAGTGGGCTGA